A single region of the Lactobacillus isalae genome encodes:
- a CDS encoding 8-oxo-dGTP diphosphatase, producing MKRSEPVTLTNMCMIKKKDKILVLDRNDPVWPGLTFPGGHVESHESFHDSVVREIKEETGLSIKDPRLVGVKQFFDKNDERYLVFFYIATDFTGRVKSSDEGKLSWMTKEELKSKKLAYNFDHDLPVFFDKDISEHLLDGKIDQIY from the coding sequence ATGAAGCGCTCTGAACCTGTAACTTTAACTAATATGTGTATGATTAAGAAAAAAGATAAAATTTTAGTTCTTGATCGAAATGATCCTGTTTGGCCCGGCTTAACTTTTCCTGGTGGACACGTTGAATCGCACGAGTCTTTTCATGATTCTGTAGTTAGAGAAATTAAAGAAGAAACAGGACTATCCATTAAAGATCCGCGTTTAGTTGGTGTAAAGCAATTCTTTGATAAAAATGATGAGCGATACTTAGTATTCTTTTATATTGCGACCGATTTTACTGGAAGAGTAAAATCTTCAGACGAAGGAAAGCTGTCTTGGATGACAAAAGAAGAACTGAAAAGTAAGAAATTAGCCTATAATTTTGATCATGATTTGCCGGTTTTCTTTGATAAAGATATAAGTGAACACTTGCTAGATGGAAAAATAGATCAAATATATTAA